Proteins encoded in a region of the Quercus lobata isolate SW786 chromosome 8, ValleyOak3.0 Primary Assembly, whole genome shotgun sequence genome:
- the LOC115956626 gene encoding uncharacterized protein LOC115956626, producing the protein MYNEIKGNYDEVAVSTFKRGLPTEHGLRKSLTGKLVTSVRQLIDRIDKYKRVDEDQQMGKGKAKVVPQERRDFRLNRFNSSNKPRKDYAKQSGPTGAQAVHAVFREPLHKILKKVKCEPFFQWPNRMAGDPSKRNQNLYCAYHQEPGHTTDDCRNLKNHLDRLV; encoded by the coding sequence atgtataatgagataAAAGGAAATTACGATGAAGTCGCCGTTAGTACGTTCAAAAGGGGCCTGCCGACAGAACAtggcttaagaaagtccctcactggGAAGCTAGTCACCAGCGTGCGCCAACTCATAGAcagaattgacaagtacaaaagggtcgatGAGGACCAGCAGATGGGGAAGGGTaaagcgaaggttgtccctcaggagaggagggactttaGGTTGAACCGCTTTAATAGCAGTAACAAGCCGAGAAAAGACTACGCGAAACAGTCCGGACCTACTGGGGCTCAGGCAGTCCATGCTGTATTCCGAGAACCATTGCACAAGATCCTAAAGAAGGTGAAGTGCGAACCTTTCTTTCAATGGCCGAACAGGATGGCAGGCGACCCCTCAAAACGCAATCAGAATCTGTACTGCGCGTACCACCAGGAGCCAGGTCACACCACCGATGATTGCAGGAATCTGAAAAACCATTTGGATCGGCTTGTCTGA
- the LOC115956627 gene encoding uncharacterized protein LOC115956627 encodes MSVGRFPTEPDERESKKARVSATPLIGFSEEDKQGTLQPHDDALVVTLRIGGYNVKRVLVDQGSAVEVMYPNWYKGLNLKPEDLSPYDSPLVSFEGKIVTPKGMIRLLVQTDSDVVEVNFIVVDVYSPYTAIVARPWLHALGAVPSTLHQKVKYPSGGRVKK; translated from the coding sequence ATGTCAGTGGGCAGGTTCCCGACTGAGCCGGACGaaagggaatccaagaaagCCAGAGTGAGTGCCACGCCCTTAATCGGGTTCTCGGAGGAGGACAAGCAAGGAACCctccaaccccacgacgatgccctAGTCGTCACGCTCAGAATTGGAGGTTAtaacgtgaaaagggtgttagttgATCAAGGCAGCGCCGTGGAGGTAATGTACCCTAATTGGTATAAAGGGTTGAACTTGAAGCCAGAAGACCTGTCGCCATACGATTCCCCTCTGGTCagctttgaaggaaaaatcGTCACCCCGAAAGGCATGATTAGGCTGCTTGTGCAGACAGACTCAGACGTGGTAGAGGTGAACTTCATTGTCGTAGATGTGTACTCCCCCTACACAGCTATCGTGGCCCGGCCGTGGCTTCATGCACTAGGGGCTGTACCAtcaaccttgcaccaaaaagtgaagtatccGTCAGGAGGTCGAGTCAAGAAATAA